The following coding sequences are from one Phormidium ambiguum IAM M-71 window:
- a CDS encoding urease accessory protein UreD, with amino-acid sequence MNETSDRIVNPLSSEWQGKVNLVYADRQNTTQLIHNLAIAPLKIQRPFYPEGKNICHSVILHTAGGMVGGDRLSFDIQLQPNAKALITTAAASKIYRSNGLQAKQNIQIKIDSGAYLEWLPQESIIFNGADYRQDLRVELAPNATWLGWEITRFGRSARGEKFLTGEWRSYTEIWREGKPLWIDRQRLSAGEEIINSPHGLAGQPIVASLVWIGKKVSPEILEKARELWQNQPIFPSKGEAGVTLLTEGLLCRYRGASTTEVRHWFIQVWHLLRLCFGDRPSCPPRVWPSFSSNNKIFF; translated from the coding sequence GTGAATGAGACCTCCGATCGAATAGTTAATCCTTTATCTTCTGAATGGCAGGGAAAAGTTAATTTAGTGTATGCCGATCGCCAAAACACCACTCAGTTAATTCACAATTTAGCGATCGCGCCTCTAAAGATACAAAGACCTTTTTATCCTGAAGGCAAAAATATTTGTCATAGTGTAATTTTGCACACTGCTGGTGGAATGGTAGGGGGCGATCGACTTTCTTTTGATATCCAATTGCAGCCCAATGCTAAAGCTTTAATTACCACCGCAGCTGCTAGTAAAATTTATCGCAGCAACGGCTTACAAGCAAAACAAAATATCCAAATTAAAATAGATTCCGGGGCTTACTTAGAATGGCTACCTCAAGAAAGTATTATTTTTAACGGTGCAGATTATCGGCAAGATTTGCGCGTAGAATTAGCCCCAAATGCTACTTGGTTAGGTTGGGAAATTACTCGCTTTGGACGTAGTGCTAGAGGTGAGAAATTCTTAACTGGAGAATGGCGCAGTTACACGGAAATTTGGCGAGAAGGAAAACCTTTATGGATAGATAGACAACGGCTATCAGCAGGGGAAGAAATTATTAATAGTCCTCATGGTTTAGCGGGACAACCAATAGTTGCTAGTTTAGTTTGGATAGGTAAAAAAGTATCACCGGAAATATTAGAAAAAGCGCGAGAACTTTGGCAAAATCAACCAATTTTTCCTAGTAAAGGAGAAGCAGGTGTTACTCTGTTAACCGAAGGTTTGTTATGTCGATATCGGGGTGCTTCTACTACAGAAGTAAGACATTGGTTTATACAAGTTTGGCATTTATTACGGTTGTGTTTTGGCGATCGACCCAGTTGTCCGCCAAGAGTTTGGCCATCATTTTCTAGTAATAATAAAATATTTTTTTAA
- the ureA gene encoding urease subunit gamma, protein MQLTPQEKDKLLIFTAALLAERRKERGLKLNYPEAVAYITAAILEGARDGRTVAELMSYGTTILRKEDVMEGVAEMIHEVQVEATFPDGTKLVTVHHPIL, encoded by the coding sequence ATGCAACTGACACCGCAAGAAAAAGATAAACTCCTAATTTTCACCGCCGCCTTGTTAGCAGAACGCCGCAAAGAACGAGGATTAAAATTAAATTATCCTGAAGCTGTAGCCTACATTACTGCTGCTATTTTAGAAGGTGCTAGAGATGGTCGTACTGTAGCCGAATTAATGAGTTATGGAACAACCATACTCCGTAAAGAAGATGTTATGGAAGGCGTAGCAGAAATGATCCACGAAGTACAAGTAGAAGCGACCTTTCCTGATGGCACAAAATTAGTAACTGTACATCACCCAATTCTGTAA
- a CDS encoding DJ-1/PfpI family protein, translating into MKIAFIIYNGLTTLDFIGVYDPITRLKTMGFVSDLSWDICSYSPEVQDSNGLGLIPTKIKESLQEYDMIIVPGAVVTRDLVNDAEFISWLQTAKSCKYKISVCTGSLLIGAAGFLTGKIATTHPNAFSELAKYCASVVDKRIVDEGDVITARGVTSSIDLGLYLCEKFCGYDVKEQIRQRMDYLNNNY; encoded by the coding sequence ATGAAAATTGCATTTATTATTTACAACGGATTGACTACTTTAGATTTTATTGGGGTTTACGATCCTATTACTAGGCTAAAAACAATGGGATTTGTCTCCGATTTATCTTGGGATATTTGTTCTTATTCTCCAGAAGTACAAGACAGTAACGGATTAGGTTTAATCCCGACAAAAATTAAAGAATCTCTACAAGAATATGATATGATTATTGTTCCTGGTGCAGTTGTTACCAGAGATTTAGTTAATGATGCAGAATTTATTTCTTGGTTGCAAACTGCCAAGTCTTGTAAGTACAAAATTTCTGTATGTACGGGGTCATTATTAATAGGTGCAGCCGGATTTTTAACGGGAAAAATTGCTACAACCCATCCCAATGCTTTTTCAGAATTGGCTAAATATTGCGCTTCTGTAGTAGATAAAAGAATAGTGGATGAAGGAGATGTAATAACTGCCAGAGGAGTTACTTCATCAATTGATTTAGGTCTATATCTTTGCGAGAAATTTTGCGGTTATGATGTTAAAGAACAAATACGTCAACGCATGGATTACCTGAATAATAACTATTAA
- a CDS encoding urease subunit beta, with amino-acid sequence MIPGEMIVPEGEIELNAGRYTLRMLVANRGDRPIQVGSHFHFYEVNEFLEFDREQTKGMRLDIPSGTAVRFEPGDEKEVVLVPFVGSREIYGFNGKINGSLPTT; translated from the coding sequence ATGATTCCCGGAGAAATGATCGTACCAGAGGGTGAAATTGAATTAAATGCGGGTCGTTATACTTTAAGAATGTTGGTAGCAAATAGAGGCGATCGACCAATTCAAGTTGGTTCTCATTTTCACTTTTATGAAGTGAATGAATTTCTAGAATTCGATCGAGAACAAACCAAGGGAATGCGCCTTGATATTCCGTCGGGTACAGCAGTACGCTTTGAACCAGGAGACGAAAAAGAAGTAGTGTTAGTACCTTTTGTCGGCAGTCGAGAAATATATGGCTTCAACGGCAAAATTAATGGGAGTTTACCAACAACATAA
- a CDS encoding Coq4 family protein: MFFKDKQRRTVDYLQTLKGIVTLLRDPGKTDSVYDVEEGLRNIKAAQLSVDFLKSKPEVAAIISERYLAPEPNIDALLKLPKGSLGYEYAFYLTEAGFDPNFYRKIEVVDDVSYVFLRIRQSHDIWHIITGMNTDVIGELGLKGFELAQTRRPMSIILLAGGLLRTLLNSPEDLDILLDRIAVGYRMGAKAKPFLAQKWEENWQKTVAEWRIELGVEPTPIYVP, encoded by the coding sequence ATGTTTTTCAAAGATAAACAACGCCGTACTGTTGATTACTTACAAACCTTAAAAGGAATAGTTACACTTTTAAGAGATCCCGGAAAAACAGATTCAGTTTACGATGTTGAAGAAGGTTTACGTAATATTAAAGCTGCTCAATTATCTGTAGATTTTCTCAAATCAAAACCAGAGGTAGCAGCAATTATTTCTGAACGTTACCTAGCACCAGAACCAAATATTGATGCGCTACTAAAATTACCAAAAGGATCTTTAGGTTATGAATACGCATTCTATTTAACAGAAGCAGGTTTCGATCCCAATTTTTATCGCAAAATTGAAGTAGTAGATGATGTCAGTTATGTGTTTTTAAGAATTCGCCAAAGTCATGATATTTGGCATATAATCACAGGCATGAATACTGATGTAATTGGAGAATTGGGATTAAAAGGTTTTGAATTAGCTCAAACTCGTAGGCCAATGTCAATCATATTATTAGCTGGTGGGTTATTGCGAACTTTATTAAATTCTCCAGAAGACTTGGATATCCTATTAGATAGAATTGCAGTAGGCTACAGAATGGGGGCTAAAGCTAAACCATTTTTAGCCCAAAAATGGGAAGAAAATTGGCAAAAAACTGTGGCAGAATGGCGAATAGAATTAGGAGTTGAACCAACTCCTATTTATGTTCCCTAA